In Solanum pennellii chromosome 7, SPENNV200, the following are encoded in one genomic region:
- the LOC107025922 gene encoding calmodulin-binding protein 60 B-like: MQTRYMERTKSMKRSLEGDDEQPPERKRPALASVIVEALKVDSLQKLCSSLEPILRRVVSEEVERALAKLGPARIAGRSSPKRIEGPDGSNLQLQFRSRLSLPLFTGGKVEGEHGAAIHVVLIDSTTGHLVTAGPESCIKLDVVVLEGDFNNEEDEGWTQEEFDSHVVKEREGKRPLLTGDLQITLKEGVGTLGDLTFTDNSSWIRSRKFRLGMKVASGYCEGVRIREAKTEAFTVKDHRGELYKKHYPPALNDDVWRLEKIGKDGSFHKRLNKAGIFTVEDFLRLVVRDPQKLRSILGSGMSNKMWEALIEHAKTCVLSGKLYVYYSDDSRNVGVVFNNIYELNGLIAGEQYYSADSLSDSQKVYVDSLVKKAYDNWNQVVEYDGKSFLNIKQNQNPSSSRNELPVGPVDYPNTLVNQLPQSRHPVPVQSEQSSMDPNLLIGGSGYNDNMVARMPTQSPMMNSNSRSQFESTPFAPQHQITSSHQLQSTRYDNNVGLALGPPQSSSFQTITSSLPQTNLNPFDDWSHNRDKGVDEFLSEEEIRMRSNEILENDDMQHLLRLFSMGGHGSVNVPEDGYGFPSFMPSPSPSFSYDEDRTRPGKAVVGWLKIKAAMRWGFFVRKKAAERRAQLVELDDE; encoded by the exons ATGCAGACTAGGTATATGGAGAGGACAAAATCTATGAAGAGGAGCTTGGAGGGTGATGATGAACAGCCGCCTGAGCGTAAAAGACCTGCTTTAGCTAG TGTTATTGTGGAAGCTCTCAAGGTGGATAGTCTTCAAAAGCTCTGCTCATCTTTGGAACCGATTCTTCGGAGAGTT GTTAGTGAAGAGGTGGAACGAGCATTGGCTAAGTTAGGCCCTGCCAGAATTGCTGGAAG GTCATCTCCTAAGAGAATTGAAGGGCCCGATGGAAGTAACTTGCAGCTTCAGTTTAGGTCTAGGCTATCTTTGCCTCTGTTCACTGGAGGCAAAGTAGAAGGAGAGCATGGTGCTGCTATCCATGTTGTCTTAATTGACTCAACTACTGGCCATCTTGTGACTGCTGGTCCTGAATCATGTATAAAACTGGACGTTGTTGTGCTAGAAGGTGATTTCAacaatgaagaagatgaaggatGGACACAAGAAGAATTTGACAGTCATGTTGTTAAAGAGCGTGAAGGAAAGAGACCTCTTTTAACTGGTGACTTGCAAATTACACTCAAGGAAGGCGTTGGAACTTTGGGGGATCTCACATTTACAGACAATTCAAGTTGGATAAGGAGCAGGAAGTTCAGACTTGGCATGAAAGTTGCTTCTGGATATTGTGAAGGAGTACGCATACGAGAAGCCAAGACTGAGGCTTTCACTGTTAAAGATCACCGTGGAGAAT TGTACAAGAAACATTATCCACCAGCTCTAAATGATGATGTCTGGAGATTGGAGAAGATTGGCAAGGATGGTTCTTTCCACAAGAGGCTAAACAAGGCTGGGATATTTACTGTTGAAGACTTCCTTAGGCTTGTTGTCCGAGACCCACAGAAACTAAGAAGT ATCCTTGGAAGCGGTATGTCAAATAAGATGTGGGAGGCTTTAATAGAGCATGCAAAGACCTGTGTCTTGAGTGGGAAGCTTTATGTCTATTATTCTGATGATTCGAGGAACGTTGGTGTTGTTTTCAACAATATTTATGAGCTGAATGGCCTTATAGCTGGTGAACAATACTATTCGGCAGATTCACTTTCAGACAGCCAGAAg GTATACGTAGATTCTTTGGTCAAGAAGGCGTATGATAATTGGAATCAAGTCGTTGAATATGATGGCAAGTCATTTCTGAACATCAagcaaaatcaaaatccaaGCTCTTCTAGGAACGAGCTTCCTGTTGGGCCAGTGGATTACCCCAACACCTTGGTTAATCAGCTTCCGCAGTCACGCCATCCTGTTCCAGTTCAATCCGAGCAATCTTCTATGGATCCCAACTTGCTAATTGGAG GTTCAGGTTACAATGACAACATGGTTGCTAGGATGCCTACCCAAAGTCCTATGATGAATTCTAATTCCCGCTCACAGTTTGAGAGCACTCCATTTGCGCCTCAGCACCAAATAACCAGCAGTCATCAGCTCCAGAGTACGAGATATGACAACAATGTTGGCCTGGCTCTTGGTCCTCCACAATCATCTTCATTCCAGACAATTACCTCATCTCTCCCACAAACCAATCTTAATCCTTTTGATGATTGGTCGCACAACAGGGACAAGGGAGTTGACGAATTCTTGTCTGAGGAGGAAATTCGAATGAGAAGCAATGAAATTCTTGAGAATGATGATATGCAACATTTGCTAAGACTTTTCAGCATGGGAGGCCATGGTTCTGTAAATGTGCCTGAAGATGGATATGGTTTCCCATCTTTCATGCCTTCGCCATCTCCTAGTTTCAGTTATGATGAAGACCGCACACGGCCAGGAAAAGCTGTTGTGGGTTGGCTGAAAATTAAGGCTGCAATGAGGTGGGGGTTCTTTGTGCGGAAGAAGGCAGCTGAGAGGCGTGCACAGCTCGTGGAACTGGATGATGAATAA
- the LOC107024728 gene encoding NAC transcription factor 56-like produces MENHNTSLTNNESKDNLISANHINELPISAVFSNKDSNGDQIMSPEDVEALMNKFPPGFRFHPTDYELIKHYLGRKLANLPLHPNKIYELNIYKYEPDTIAAQLKPTTTENIWYVFTPRDRKYPNGERPDRCTWNGYWKATGIDKIIVDDDNISKIGSRRALVYYIGKPPNGKKTDWIMHEYMIPKITIPNSSTPRNPKLDEWVLCKFYNRNDVITSGSTRRKRKRGDHDPIIDEVHQDPVRNDFTNFNNNDNHAVMLSEGTSLGNDPTSYFNDNYSHATMFFQGTDQDSMRNDPTSYDNNYNHAMTLHPQVHMEVPTLPQCPYMPFLSNYQNYVSDHFNDYSIVDPPLPLRIEPTPTNNSIEHDYTMNNESVGGDYGEYSEVHDQYYVSDQYIVDNYESQYDTNNFVNGETTTSNNVVNGETITSNNFVNGETTTSNNFVNGETTNSDNYETNTSNNFANDETSTSKEDC; encoded by the exons ATGGAAAACCATAACACATCTCTTACAAACAATGAGTccaaagataatttaattagtgCTAATCATATAAATGAGCTCCCAATTAGTGCTGTGTTTAGTAACAAGGATAGTAATGGTGATCAAATTATGTCACCTGAAGATGTTGAAGCTTTGATGAACAAATTTCCTCCAGGTTTTCGATTTCATCCTACGGATTATGAGCTAATTAAACATTATTTGGGGAGGAAGCTTGCTAATTTGCCTTTGCATCCTAATAAGATTTATGAGTTGAATATTTACAAGTATGAGCCCGACACGATTGCTG CACAACTTAAGCCTACGACAACGGAGAACATATGGTATGTTTTTACTCCAAGAGATCGCAAATACCCAAATGGAGAAAGACCAGATAGATGTACTTGGAATGGGTATTGGAAAGCAACTGGAATAGATAAAATTATAGTAGATGATGATAACATTAGTAAAATTGGATCAAGAAGAGCTTTAGTTTACTATATTGGAAAGCCTCCAAATGGAAAAAAAACTGATTGGATTATGCATGAATATATGATTCCTAAAATTACAATTCCAAATAGTTCGACACCAAGAAATCCCAAG TTGGATGAATGGGTTTTGTGTAAGTTTTACAATAGAAATGATGTAATTACTAGTGGGTCCACAAGAAGGAAGAGAAAGAGGGGAGATCATGATCCAATTATTGATGAAGTTCATCAAGACCCTGTCAGAAACGACTTCACAAACTTCAATAACAACGACAATCATGCAGTTATGTTATCAGAGGGTACAAGTCTTGGAAACGACCCCACAAGCTACTTCAATGACAACTACAGTCATGCAACGATGTTTTTTCAGGGTACAGATCAGGATTCTATGAGAAACGATCCCACAAGCTATGATAACAACTACAATCATGCAATGACATTGCACCCTCAAGTTCACATGGAGGTTCCCACCTTACCTCAATGCCCTTACATGCCATTCTTGTCTAACTATCAAAATTATGTATCTGATCACTTCAATGATTATAGCATTGTCGATCCCCCTTTGCCTTTGAGGATTGAACCTACACCTACCAACAACTCAATCGAACATGATTACACCATGAACAATGAAAGTGTTGGAGGTGATTATGGTGAGTATTCTGAAGTACATGACCAATATTATGTATCTGATCAGTACATCGTGGATAATTATGAGTCACAATATGACACGAACAACTTTGTCAATGGTGAGACTACTACCTCGAACAACGTTGTCAATGGTGAGACTATTACCTCGAACAACTTTGTCAATGGTGAGACTACTACCTCAAACAACTTCGTCAATGGTGAGACTACTAACTCTGACAATTATGAGACTAATACCTCGAACAACTTTGCCAATGATGAGACTAGTACATCGAAGGAAGATTGCTAA